One Oncorhynchus clarkii lewisi isolate Uvic-CL-2024 unplaced genomic scaffold, UVic_Ocla_1.0 unplaced_contig_1468_pilon_pilon, whole genome shotgun sequence genomic window carries:
- the LOC139394147 gene encoding ankyrin-2-like, whose amino-acid sequence MPTEKMRVSQESPEKPLNLNKDSSSSETSPVLPDLFSHNAKDSQGDEAQSSASNLEAPPESGAPTQLDQLLSEFEEIKRAFRPETLEPLDSPLSETSEGGLEDLQPYVELEELLPESNAYPTEGEEELSSPSPSSPIQITREPAEISVLASVPTDLSLSNKTDPEVFGVTTDLIETFPEPSQVTADPVQLSHLEYVQTHRAEKSDLTGSIPLDSPTAATKSAGTPESPEPCHKVLERSSESIVPSQKFQPLEHEDAAVFTEPSTVEEHRIRLPQQDQATVGEEYDNSKDTSSIQAEVKKASIEQSKVLCESGVLITEPSQLVDETCMSTTPEVVSHLRDSTPPETLEYDEQSHHSLSDVTPQTPETVTVSRHFSFEELIPYQSPRYLNMLSEELKPSTSEQPSENPVTPVEEEFSPPVTPVEVKSHVSQPGPVDPMAEMVSAQPDPVEHRAEMVSAQPGPVEHRAEMVSAQPVPEVTASAHDEEFSMEFSLPPEYAEASSSIHKPNPPAYAEVIRGSTTMYLYEDSDPETYFDCKQGVPDFSEMEPDELKKRESSGVGQTQGQASHSGALGRKYQKPTAIPVCSAVRKHERGVLLSSGSEDYDDAPYDDIKEESEELAQSPGTHRDDSAFYQAPQELPPLRSADDDDSLDRQGEMTDIPPQTVTEEQYTDQHGHAVVRKWCTCSFFAPHLITHLITHLITHLITHLITHLITHLIPHLIPHLIPHLITHLITHLIPHLITHLITHLIPHLITHLITHLITHLITHLITHLMLLINSSSLWFVEPGYS is encoded by the exons ATGCCCACTGAGAAGATGAGGGTATCGCAAGAAAGTCCAGAAAAACCATTGAATCTGAACAAGGATTCCTCTTCTTCTGAAACCAGTCCAGTGTTACCAGACCTTTTCAGCCACAACGCCAAAGACAGCCAAGGTGATGAAGCACAATCGTCAGCGAGCAATCTAGAAGCACCCCCGGAGTCAGGGGCACCCACCCAGCTTGATCAGCTGCTGTCGGAATTTGAAGAAATCAAACGGGCATTCCGACCAGAAACTCTAGAACCACTGGACTCACCTCTTTCGGAAACCAGCGAAGGGGGTCTTGAAGATCTACAACCTTATGTTGAGTTAGAGGAACTCTTGCCAGAATCCAACGCATATCCCACTGAGGGTGAGGAAGAGCTCTCTAGTCCAAGTCCCTCATCCCCTATTCAGATCACAAGGGAGCCGGCTGAAATAAGCGTATTGGCCTCAGTGCCGACCGATCTCTCCTTGTCCAATAAAACCGACCCAGAGGTATTTGGGGTGACCACAGATCTAATCGAGACCTTCCCAGAGCCTAGCCAAGTTACAGCTGATCCGGTTCAGTTGAGCCACTTGGAGTACGTGCAAACACACAGAGCAGAAAAATCAGATCTCACCGGTTCCATACCATTGGATAGCCCCACAGCTGCAACCAAATCCGCCGGAACACCGGAATCTCCAGAACCATGCCATAAAGTTCTAGAAAGGTCATCGGAATCAATTGTTCCGTCTCAAAAGTTCCAGCCACTCGAACACGAGGATGCTGCTGTATTTACCGAACCTTCAACTGTAGAAGAACATCGAATCCGTCTCCCACAGCAGGACCAGGCGACAGTCGGTGAAGAATATGACAACTCCAAAGACACATCAAGCATTCAAGCTGAAGTCAAAAAGGCATCTATTGAACAAAGCAAAGTATTGTGCGAATCTGGGGTATTAATCACTGAGCCCAGCCAATTGGTAGATGAAACATGCATGAGCACTACCCCAGAAGTTGTGTCACATTTAAGGGATAGCACTCCCCCTGAAACCCTTGAATACGATGAGCAGTCGCACCACTCGCTCTCTGACGTGACTCCACAGACTCCAGAGACCGTCACCGTCTCCAGGCACTTCAGCTTCGAGGAGTTGATCCCTTACCAGAGTCCTAGGTACCTCAACATGCTGTCTGAAGAGCTCAAGCCAAGTACCAGTGAGCAACCATCAGAGAATCCAGTCACCCCCGTAGAGGAAGAGTTCAGTCCTCCAGTCACCCCTGTTGAGGTAAAGTCCCATGTCTCCCAGCCCGGTCCAGTAGATCCCATGGCAGAGATGGTGTCAGCCCAGCCTGATCCAGTAGAACACAGGGCAGAGATGGTGTCAGCCCAGCCTGGTCCAGTAGAACACAGGGCAGAGATGGTATCAGCCCAACCTGTTCCAGAGGTTACAGCATCAGCCCATGATGAAGAGTTCTCCATGGAGTTCAGCCTCCCTCCTGAGTATGCTGAGGCATCCTCCTCTATCCACAAACCCAATCCTCCGGCCTACGCAGAAGTCATACGAGGCAGCACCACAATGTACTTATACGAAGACTCTGACCCGGAGACTTACTTTGACTGCAAACAGGGAGTCCCAGACTTCTCCGAGATGGAACCTGACGAACTGAAGAAGAGGGAAAGTTCAGGGGTTGGCCAAACCCAAGGACAAGCGTCCCATTCAGGAGCCCTGGGGAGAAAGTACCAGAAGCCGACGGCAATTCCGGTTTGCTCCGCAGTGCGCAAACACGAGCGTGGAGTCCTGCTGTCCTCAGGGAGTGAGGATTATGACGACGCACCTTATGATGACATCAAGGAAGAGAGCGAAGAGCTGGCCCAATCTCCCGGCACACACAGAGACGACTCGGCCTTTTACCAGGCTCCTCAGGAGCTTCCTCCTCTCAGATCAGCAGATGATGATGACTCCCTGGACAGG CAGGGTGAGATGACAGACATCCCTCCCCAGACTGTGACAGAGGAGCAGTACACAGATCAACATGGACACGCGGTGGTCAGAAAG tgGTGCACATGTAGTTTTTTTGCCCCACACCTGATCACACACCTGATCACACACCTGATCACACATCTGATCACACACCTGATCACACACCTGATCACACACCTGATCCCACACCTGATCCCACACCTGATCCCACACCTGATCACACACCTGATCACACACCTGATCCCACACCTGATCACACACCTGATCACACACCTGATCCCACACCTGATCACACACCTGATCACACACCTGATCACACACCTGATCACACACCTGATCACACACCTGATGTTACTCATCAACTCATCAAGCCTTTGGTTCGTAGAACCTG GTTACTCGTGA